A genomic stretch from Streptomyces venezuelae ATCC 10712 includes:
- a CDS encoding helix-turn-helix transcriptional regulator, producing MIRVTVVYEAQLLRTALVELLRSGGVTVVSSLSRWPHGPAAGESEPDVYVADAECLPPSEKRLVAAAAPGSGEGARVRPVLLALVPGQRPGVLRRAHAAGAAGFVDQNAPKDRLLEAVHRLANGERFIDDTLALGFLQAAEMPLTRRELSVLSLAADGAPVAEIAATLFLTKGTVRNYMASVIRKVGARNRVDAIRIAQGAGWT from the coding sequence ATGATACGAGTGACGGTGGTCTACGAGGCGCAGCTCCTGCGGACCGCGTTGGTCGAACTGCTGAGGTCGGGCGGGGTCACGGTGGTCTCCTCGCTGTCCAGATGGCCGCACGGCCCGGCGGCGGGGGAGTCCGAACCCGACGTGTACGTGGCGGACGCCGAGTGTCTGCCGCCCTCGGAGAAGCGGCTCGTGGCCGCTGCCGCACCGGGCTCGGGGGAGGGCGCGCGGGTCCGTCCGGTCCTGCTGGCCCTCGTCCCCGGGCAGCGGCCGGGGGTACTGCGACGGGCCCATGCCGCCGGCGCGGCCGGCTTCGTCGACCAGAACGCCCCGAAGGATCGATTACTCGAGGCCGTGCACCGTCTGGCCAACGGGGAGCGGTTCATCGACGACACGCTCGCGCTCGGGTTCCTCCAGGCCGCGGAGATGCCCCTGACCCGGCGTGAGCTGAGCGTTCTCTCGCTGGCCGCCGACGGAGCGCCGGTCGCCGAGATCGCCGCGACGCTGTTCCTGACCAAGGGCACCGTCCGCAACTACATGGCGAGCGTCATCCGCAAGGTAGGCGCCCGGAACCGCGTGGACGCCATCCGCATCGCCCAG